The Sphingopyxis fribergensis genome contains a region encoding:
- a CDS encoding queuosine precursor transporter produces the protein MSESPPPTNQPVQVNAASVRHFRYYDLLMAAFVAILLLSNIIGASKPSYVTLPNGTQWAFGAGVLFFPISYIIGDVLTEVYGYARARRVIWTGFAALAFMAFMAWIVVALPPADGWPGQASYEFVFGNSWRIVIASMTAFCVGEFANSYVLARMKLWTGGKKLWARTIGSTVVGQGLDSLIFYPLAFYGLAGWPPEQLYEVVLSQWLIKTAWEAALTPVTYAVVGALKRREGVDVFDEGTDFNPFGTRV, from the coding sequence ATGTCCGAATCGCCTCCCCCGACAAACCAGCCGGTCCAGGTCAACGCGGCGAGCGTGCGCCATTTCCGTTATTACGACCTGCTGATGGCCGCCTTTGTCGCCATCCTGCTGCTGTCGAACATCATCGGCGCGTCGAAACCGAGCTACGTCACGCTGCCGAACGGGACCCAATGGGCGTTCGGCGCCGGCGTCCTCTTTTTCCCGATCAGCTATATCATCGGCGACGTGCTGACCGAGGTTTATGGCTATGCGCGCGCGCGACGGGTGATCTGGACGGGGTTCGCGGCGCTCGCCTTCATGGCGTTCATGGCATGGATCGTCGTCGCGCTACCGCCCGCCGACGGATGGCCGGGGCAGGCGAGCTATGAATTCGTCTTTGGCAACAGCTGGCGCATCGTCATCGCGTCGATGACCGCCTTTTGCGTGGGCGAATTCGCCAATAGCTATGTCCTCGCGCGCATGAAGCTGTGGACCGGCGGCAAGAAATTATGGGCGCGGACGATCGGGTCGACGGTCGTCGGCCAGGGTCTCGACAGCCTGATTTTCTACCCGCTCGCCTTTTACGGCCTTGCCGGCTGGCCGCCCGAACAGCTTTATGAGGTCGTGCTGTCGCAATGGCTGATCAAGACCGCGTGGGAAGCCGCGCTGACCCCCGTCACCTATGCCGTGGTCGGCGCGCTCAAACGGCGCGAGGGGGTCGATGTGTTCGACGAAGGCACCGACTTCAATCCGTTCGGCACCAGGGTTTAA